One genomic segment of Motacilla alba alba isolate MOTALB_02 chromosome 1A, Motacilla_alba_V1.0_pri, whole genome shotgun sequence includes these proteins:
- the DLD gene encoding dihydrolipoyl dehydrogenase, mitochondrial, with product MQRWGRVSCALARRSHFDRIHHGLQGVCAVPQRCYADQVDADVTVIGSGPGGYVAAIKAAQLGFKTVCVEKNATLGGTCLNVGCIPSKALLNNSHLYHLAHGKDFANRGIEITGIRLNLEKMMEQKSSAVKALTGGIAHLFKQNKVVHVSGFGKITGKNQVTATKEDGSTQVINTKNILIATGSEVAPFPGITIDEDNIVSSTGALSLKKVPEKMVVIGAGVIGVELGSVWQRLGADVTAVEFMGHVGGMGIDMEISKNFQRILQKQGFKFKLNTKVTGATKRPDGKIDVAVEAAAGGKAEVITCDVLLVCIGRRPFTKNLGLEEIGIELDKRGKIPVNNRFQTKIPNIYAIGDVVAGPMLAHKAEDEGILCVEGMAGGAVHIDYNCVPSVIYTHPEVAWVGKSEEQLKEEGVEYKVGKFPFAANSRAKTNADTDGMVKILSHKSTDRMLGAHILGSGAGEMVNEAALAMEYGASCEDVARVCHAHPTVSEAFREANLAASFGKAINF from the exons ATGCAGCGCTGGGGCCGCGTCTCCTGCGCGCTCGCTCGG agAAGCCATTTTGATCGAATTCATCATGGTCTTCAGGGAGTTTGTGCAGTGCCACAAAGGTGCTATGCTGATCAAG TTGATGCTGATGTCACAGTCATTGGCTCTGGGCCTGGAGGATATGTTGCTGCTATCAAAGCAGCTCAGCTTGGGTTTAAG ACTGTCTGtgtagaaaaaaatgcaacGTTAGGGGGAACCTGTTTGAATGTTGGATGTATTCCATCCAAG GCCTTGCTGAACAACTCACATCTCTATCACTTGGCCCATGGAAAAGATTTCGCTAATAGAGGAATTGAAA TTACAGGAATCCGTTTGAATCTAGAGAAGATGATGGAACAGAAGAGTAGTGCAGTGAAGGCCTTAACGGGTGGAATTGctcatttatttaaacaaaacaag GTTGTACATGTATCTGGGTTTGGAAAAATAACTGGCAAAAACCAAGTCACTGCAACTAAAGAAGATGGCAGCACACAAGTTATCAACACAAAGAACATCCTCATAGCCACAGGCTCAGAAGTTGCTCCCTTCCCTGGAATTACT ATTGATGAAGATAACATTGTGTCATCCACTGGTGCGCTGTCACTGAAAAAAGTTCCTGAAAAGATGGTTGTCATTGGTGCAGGAGTCATTGGTGTGGAACTG GGTTCAGTTTGGCAGCGCCTTGGTGCAGATGTGACAGCTGTTGAGTTCATGGGCCATGTTGGGGGAATGGGAATTGATATGGAGATCTCTAAAAACTTCCAACGCATTCTTCAGAAGCAGGGATTCAAGTTTAAACTGAACACCAAAGTCACTGGTGCTACCAAGAGACCAGATGGAAAAATAGATGTAGC tgttgaagctgctgctggtggcaagGCCGAAGTAATAACTTGTGATGTGCTTCTGGTTTGCATCGGAAGGCGCCCTTTTACAAAAAATCTAGGTCTTGAGGAAATTGGAATAGAGCTTGATAAGAGGGGGAAAATTCCAGTCAACAACAGATTCCAAACCAAGATTCCAAA CATCTATGCTATTGGTGATGTAGTTGCTGGACCTATGCTGGCCCACAAAGCTGAGGATGAAGGCATTCTTTGTGTAGAGGGCATGGCTGGAGGAGCAGTTCACATTGACTATAACTGCGTTCCCTCTGTGATCTACACTCACCCTGAAGTGGCCTGGGTGGGCAAGTCAGAAGAACAGCTGAAAGAAGAG GGTGTAGAATACAAAGTTGGGAAATTTCCATTTGCTGCAAACAGTAGAGCAAAGACAAATGCTGACACAGATGGCATGGTGAAGATACTTAGTCATAAGTCGACAGACAGAATGTTGGGTGCTCACATTTTAGGCTCA GGTGCTGGTGAAATGGTGAATGAAGCTGCCCTTGCTATGGAATATGGAGCATCATGTGAAGATGTAGCCAGAGTTTGCCATGCCCATCCT ACGGTGTCAGAAGCCTTCAGGGAAGCAAACCTAGCAGCATCCTTTGGCAAAGCTATTAACTTCTAA